A genomic stretch from Candidatus Limnocylindrales bacterium includes:
- a CDS encoding thioredoxin domain-containing protein, translating to MLQRTLAPLAMALLLPIAAMAEEIVATVGDQNITRSELEKSVKAELMKNEQERYEILEQGLDNMVSDKLLEMEAKTRGTTVEALKQELMSAEVPEPTAEQIQALYDQAKEQLGGQTLDQVKPRIIEYLKGQERAKKAQALLAELRTKHPTAIKLAPPTVEVSDAGREAKGPANAKVTIIAFSDYECPFCKRADETVHQVLKEYEGKIRYVHRDYPLPFHKNARKAAMAARCAGDQGKFWEFNEALFKATDISEPKLGEIATTLTLDKAKFDECLASDKYKTMIDEDVEAAGEAGVSGTPAFFINGRMLSGAQPLERFKALIDAELQKS from the coding sequence TGGCGCTCTTGCTGCCCATCGCGGCGATGGCCGAAGAGATCGTCGCAACCGTCGGCGATCAGAACATCACCCGGTCCGAGCTCGAGAAGAGCGTCAAGGCCGAGCTCATGAAGAACGAGCAGGAGCGCTACGAGATCCTCGAACAGGGCCTCGACAACATGGTCTCCGACAAGCTGCTGGAGATGGAGGCCAAGACGCGCGGCACGACGGTCGAGGCGCTGAAGCAGGAGCTGATGTCGGCCGAGGTGCCCGAGCCGACGGCCGAGCAGATCCAGGCGCTCTACGATCAGGCCAAGGAGCAGCTCGGCGGTCAGACCCTGGATCAGGTCAAGCCGCGCATCATCGAGTACCTGAAGGGCCAGGAGCGCGCCAAGAAAGCTCAAGCACTACTTGCAGAGCTGCGCACCAAGCACCCCACCGCGATCAAGCTGGCTCCGCCGACGGTCGAGGTCAGCGATGCCGGCCGCGAAGCCAAGGGACCGGCCAACGCCAAGGTCACCATCATCGCCTTCTCCGACTACGAGTGTCCGTTCTGCAAGCGGGCGGACGAGACCGTGCATCAGGTTCTCAAGGAGTACGAGGGCAAGATCCGGTACGTCCACCGCGACTACCCGCTGCCGTTCCACAAGAACGCGCGCAAGGCGGCGATGGCCGCGCGCTGCGCGGGCGACCAGGGCAAGTTCTGGGAGTTCAACGAGGCATTGTTCAAGGCCACCGACATCTCCGAGCCCAAGCTCGGCGAGATCGCGACGACGCTGACGCTCGACAAGGCCAAATTCGACGAGTGCCTGGCCTCGGACAAGTACAAGACGATGATCGACGAGGACGTCGAGGCTGCCGGCGAGGCCGGAGTCTCGGGCACGCCCGCCTTCTTCATCAACGGCCGCATGCTCTCGGGCGCGCAGCCGCTGGAGCGCTTCAAGGCGCTCATCGACGCCGAGCTGCAGAAGTCCTGA